Genomic window (Lycium barbarum isolate Lr01 chromosome 2, ASM1917538v2, whole genome shotgun sequence):
GCTTCTTGTCTTGTACCTGCATGTATTTTTGCTTCCTGTCTTGTATATGaatatatttggcttcatatgtagttTGAATGTACAcagtgtatttgaaattttgttgaaatacattcaaatacagactgaacagtgtattcaaatacactgaaatacatcGAAAAGGCCTAATGTAGCTACGGATTGTAAATAGCAAAAAGATAGCTACTGATTGAAATCAAACATTAAAAGatagttatttatgtaagttgcTCATTGAATAATTACTCCTATATTGTATTCAAACATCAAGCTTTTGAAACCTGCATGCATCTCTCAACAAACACCCACTTCCCCTCCTTTAATTTCCTAGAATTGGTGATTGAAATCACAAATCTGTTATTTCACTGTCTCTCATTCATCGCTAAGATGAGTCTATTAATGTTTTAATTTCTAGTTTCATCTTTGTTGGATGGGTCTCTAAAGGCAAAAGAATGCATATGCCAATGCAATTGACCTAAACATGAAACCAATAGGATGGTGTGTATTGAACAATGACAGAAATTTTAGTCGGTATTTCTATCATTTTTGGATATTTGGAGCTCGAGGGTGAATTCAAATGGTAGGATTTCGACCTACCAACATCAGGATATTAATTCTTTATCACCTCTAGATGATTCTACCAGATTTAATTAAATTATCCGCAAATAAATAACATGTTAACTTATTTTTTTACCATTATATATGACTTGAGTACTTATCTAGTACCAATATCACCCTTGTTTAAAAGTTCGGGTGCATTCACTCTTAATTAAAAGTCTCAGGAAATATGGATTGTGGTGAGATGATCGGGTCCATCTACCCTTAATTAATAGTCTCGGGGTCGAGCCCTGTGAATAGAAAAAATTCTATTGGGGAGCGCTGTTCCCAAAATGGGCCAATGCAGGTATCGAACACTTGGTgacaaacaaaaaagaaagagttCTTAGCTCACTACAAAAAATAAGAAGCTATTTTCCCATTAAAAAATGTGCAATGGCTATTCCCATTGAATGTTGATGAGAAaacctaaatagtagtgttttaCACGAAAAATTTGTAAGTTTTCCTACTTCTCAATGGGAACCTGTTTTCCATCATGCGTTTTCGCAGAAAGCTGGTTTCGTGGGAATGAGAcggaaaaatcatgttttatagcatAAATTTCCCACTAACTATTGGTAAGAAAAATCTCTATTTTTAGTAGTGGCTAGTAACAATATAAATCAATAAGGAGCCGTTTGGTTGTTGGTTAGAGTTATGCGTGCATAATGCAGGATTTAGTTATATAGGAATTAATTATGTAAttagttattttattttttatgttatcTTGCACTAAATGAATAAATATACTGAATAATTATTTACTTGCGTGCATTTTATCTGAAAAAAGTAATGGGTTGATAAATAGTATAATATTAACTAAACTAATTCCCTTACTAACAcgcaaccaaatgacccctaaatTCTCTAACATGCTTaagaaatcaatattgaaaaggAAGAGCTTTAAAATTTTAATGCCCCCATGAAAGTAATGAGAATTATCAAAGATAGCaaaaagaaagttttttttttttttttttttaatcggaTGTCCCCGAAGGGACATGGCAAAAAGAAAGTGAAAAGTGAAAAAATCTACACCAACTCCTCTTTGTAGAataaaataaggaaaactatATAGAGTAATAATTTAGTGGTCTTTCTTGCTTTTCCATGTAGTGTGGTAGATTATATATTTTCCAATATACATTTCTTTATTCTTCAAGGAAGAACGTCTTGTCACCCACGCAGCCGCTACCAGGAGCACCACTATCTATCCCCtttccctctttctttttcttgttcacAGCCAAAAACCTCTAATATTCCATGCCATCATGATTTCATTTTCCATTTTGAGATGCAAAAACTTCTCTAATTAGTGCAACTTCACCTCTACACCTCCTTAACGAGAGCACTAGCAAAATAATATCCAATTCACTTTCTTTTTTATTGTTGTTTCTTTTACCAAATAAAGAAGAGATCTGGAAGAGTACTACTTGAATGAACTTTCCCCATATAGTTGAGGAATAATAAGTATTGTGTAGACTTTCTTTAGGGTTTCGTGTAGTTCTCATCAACTATTTAGCCACCACATCTTTgatttagggttttctttattttACCATATCTTGTTAGAGTAATTAATTAATGGAGAATAATTATAATAATCAAGTAGGGGAGAACTCAGGTCAAAGAGGTCACTTCTTTTATGGAGGTAGTCCAGTTCTTGCTGCACCCCCAAATTTATCTATCTATGGAGCAAGAACAAGTGGTGGTGATTGTTATGATCCGATGATAGTGAAGACTGAAGGTGGAAGCacttctcatcatcatcatcaccatacATTCAACTATCCTTCCATAATTCGTCATCATCAAACCGTTCAAAATCATCATGAAAGTACTGAGACTAATTCTTCTGGTGGTGAAGTACTTGAAGCTTTAAAAGCCAAAATTATCGCTCATCCTCAGTGTTCCAACCTTTTGGATGCTTACATGGATTGTCAAAAGGTATGCACATTTTACTTGACAATTTTGCTAAATATAAAATATTGAGAGTAGCTATTTGTAATTATTACTCCATCTTTCAAGCTTACCTGagattattttataaataataatatatagaAGTTAAACGGAGCCGAACAATCAATATTTTCCTAGTAAATAAAATGTAAAAATATTAACATACTCAGATTGAACaaaatcttttcttttcttttgacaTGCTAGGAAAATATTGATTATTCGTCTCCAATTAACTTCTATACACTTGTTTATTTAAATAATCTCTAAGTCGCTTGAAAAATAGTAGTACTCCACTAGCAAATAACTACTCATAATAATAAGTGGCCCTAATTATCTAAATAGAAAAACAAATTATGTGACACTAAGTTAAAATGTTAAATTTTCGACACAATTATTTATCAGTGCATATAAATTACTAAACTTTTTTATAGGTGGGAGCACCACCAGAAGTGGTGGCAAGGCTATCGGCAGTACGGCAAGAATTCGAGGCAAGGCAACGAGCTTCGTTGACTGACAGAGATGTTTCCAAGGACCCAGAACTTGATCAGTTCATGGTTAGTTTCTTTAGAGTTTAAATTTTATACACCTTAACATAAGTTTTTACACCATCAAATTATCCAAAGATaagtttgggatttgaaatcttgaaaataagatgTAAATTTTGATGGCGTAAAAATCATATCGACAGTGTATACTACTTAAAACTCTTTAGAGTATCATCGGAGCATATTAGCATCAATTTCTCTTGGCTTCAAAAAACTAAGAATGTGGGCATGAATTTctttgtatttatttatttatttatacccAGGAAGCTTATTTCGACATGCTAGTGAAGTATAGAGAGGAGCTAACAAGGCCCTTACAAGAAGCAATGGAGTTCATGCGAAAGATAGAAACTCAGCTTAATATGCTTGGTAATGGTACCGTCCAGATCTTCAACTCTGGTACTGATTATTCCTTTTCTTCTCTCTCATAAATATTAGTTGTAGTACTACTAGTGAAGAGTGAGATTTGTTCTTCATCGTTATTGCCAAGCatggaaagaatgaaaagaatatACTAGGTGACTGGCGAAAGTTCCACATTTGAGTGcttaaagaagaaaataaaagaaaaaggagaaaacaaAAACCAAGTGCCATATATAATTTGAACTTCTGTTTCTGGGTTTGGTGTAAACAACTGTTGGTTCATTCAATATTGTCTGAATGCATTCTTTTGGTTACCCACCTGCTATTCTTTAGATTAATTTGGATTTATGTCTGTGTAAGGCTCATTAATGGGAAGCGCTTCATATCAAATTCTTTTTTATACCAAGACTTGAATCAGAAACCTCTGGTTTAAATG
Coding sequences:
- the LOC132627710 gene encoding homeotic protein knotted-1 isoform X2 is translated as MENNYNNQVGENSGQRGHFFYGGSPVLAAPPNLSIYGARTSGGDCYDPMIVKTEGGSTSHHHHHHTFNYPSIIRHHQTVQNHHESTETNSSGGEVLEALKAKIIAHPQCSNLLDAYMDCQKVGAPPEVVARLSAVRQEFEARQRASLTDRDVSKDPELDQFMEAYFDMLVKYREELTRPLQEAMEFMRKIETQLNMLGNEDKCEGVGSSEEDQDNSGGETELPEIDPRAEDRELKNHLLRKYSGYLSSLKQELSKKKKKGKLPKDARQKLLTWWELHYKWPYPSESEKVALAESTGLDQKQINNWFINQRKRHWKPSEDMQFMVMDGLHPQSAAALYMEGHFMGEGPFRLGQ
- the LOC132627710 gene encoding homeotic protein knotted-1 isoform X1; the encoded protein is MENNYNNQVGENSGQRGHFFYGGSPVLAAPPNLSIYGARTSGGDCYDPMIVKTEGGSTSHHHHHHTFNYPSIIRHHQTVQNHHESTETNSSGGEVLEALKAKIIAHPQCSNLLDAYMDCQKVGAPPEVVARLSAVRQEFEARQRASLTDRDVSKDPELDQFMEAYFDMLVKYREELTRPLQEAMEFMRKIETQLNMLGNGTVQIFNSEDKCEGVGSSEEDQDNSGGETELPEIDPRAEDRELKNHLLRKYSGYLSSLKQELSKKKKKGKLPKDARQKLLTWWELHYKWPYPSESEKVALAESTGLDQKQINNWFINQRKRHWKPSEDMQFMVMDGLHPQSAAALYMEGHFMGEGPFRLGQ
- the LOC132627710 gene encoding homeotic protein knotted-1 isoform X3 — its product is MENNYNNQVGENSGQRGHFFYGGSPVLAAPPNLSIYGARTSGGDCYDPMIVKTEGGSTSHHHHHHTFNYPSIIRHHQTVQNHHESTETNSSGGEVLEALKAKIIAHPQCSNLLDAYMDCQKVGAPPEVVARLSAVRQEFEARQRASLTDRDVSKDPELDQFMEAYFDMLVKYREELTRPLQEAMEFMRKIETQLNMLEDKCEGVGSSEEDQDNSGGETELPEIDPRAEDRELKNHLLRKYSGYLSSLKQELSKKKKKGKLPKDARQKLLTWWELHYKWPYPSESEKVALAESTGLDQKQINNWFINQRKRHWKPSEDMQFMVMDGLHPQSAAALYMEGHFMGEGPFRLGQ